A single window of Populus nigra chromosome 17, ddPopNigr1.1, whole genome shotgun sequence DNA harbors:
- the LOC133676428 gene encoding VQ motif-containing protein 25-like: protein MEELMMRKQPAACIPTSITPSPITMHKNSHTIAKVKPKIRIIHIFAPEIIKTDAANFRELVQRLTGKPSDQKGGCRQKPRRARTQDQPRNCNRDLCEEKPVMTKKVEPRSGFGSSLGSRERVKEEEEMWNGAYSGSFLGGFTDLDGFIQELGEFPLLPMDANHIHELGQTQLA, encoded by the coding sequence ATGGAGGAACTTATGATGAGGAAACAACCAGCAGCTTGTATCCCTACTTCAATTACTCCATCGCCAATCACCATGCATAAAAACTCACACACAATAGCCAAAGTCAAGCCAAAGATACGCATAATTCACATCTTTGCTCCAGAAATCATCAAGACAGATGCCGCGAACTTCAGAGAGTTGGTACAAAGACTCACAGGGAAACCAAGTGATCAAAAGGGGGGTTGCAGGCAGAAACCAAGAAGGGCAAGAACACAAGATCAACCAAGAAACTGCAACAGAGACTTATGTGAAGAAAAGCCTGTTATGACCAAGAAAGTTGAGCCGAGAAGTGGGTTTGGGAGTAGTCTGGGGTCTAGAGAAAGAGttaaggaggaagaagaaatgtGGAATGGAGCATATTCAGGAAGCTTCCTAGGTGGATTTACAGACTTGGATGGCTTCATTCAAGAACTTGGTGAATTTCCATTGCTGCCAATGGACGCTAATCACATACATGAGCTTGGACAGACTCAACTTGCCTAG
- the LOC133676656 gene encoding probable plastid-lipid-associated protein 13, chloroplastic has protein sequence MASSSSSSLIQGCSVPPISALRSRLSPSLCSFQSLTKLPENCRRSPGYWGIRRRMTCTAMVQQAVQGGSPATYAKEMERLAAKESLLLAFKDSGGFEALVTGKTTDMQRIDVNERITGLERLNPTPRPTTSPFLEGRWNFEWFGAGSPGLSAARFIFERFPSNLANLSKMDVVIKDGNAKVTAHMKLLYSIESKFILSSKLTVEGPLRMKEEYVEGILETPTVIEETVPEQLKGAFGQALSTVQQIPVSIRDAFSSGLKIPLSSTFQRLFMISYLDDEILILRDSTGVPEVVTRLDAPASLMAEPIAEYES, from the exons ATggcttcttcatcatcatcttccttAATTCAAGGATGCTCAGTTCCTCCAATCTCTGCACTTCGCTCACGCCTTTCTCCTTCGCTCTGTTCGTTTCAATCTTTGACCAAGTTACCAGAGAATTGCCGGAGGAGCCCAGGCTACTGGGGAATCCGCCGGAGAATGACCTGCACCGCTATGGTGCAGCAGGCTGTACAGGGAGGATCTCCAGCAACCTATGCTAAGGAAATGGAGAGACTCGCTGCTAAGGAATCTCTGCTTCTCGCT TTCAAAGATTCTGGGGGCTTTGAAGCTCTGGTCACTGGAAAGACAACAGATATGCAGCGGATTGATGTGAATGAAAGAATAACTGGTCTTGAGCGGCTTAATCCAACACCTCGACCAACTAC GTCACCATTTTTGGAAGGTCGATGGAATTTTGAGTGGTTTGGAGCTGGAAGCCCTGGATTATCTGCTGCGAGGTTTATATTTGA GAGATTTCCTTCAAATTTGGCTAATTTGTCCAAAATGGACGTGGTGATTAAGGATGGAAATGCAAAGGTTACTGCACATATGAAACTATTATACTCG ATAGAAAGCAAATTCATTCTGTCCTCCAAGTTAACAGTGGAGGGACCTCTCAGAATGAAAGAGGAATATGTTGAAGGGATCCTTGAGACACCAACAGTCATTGAAGAAACAGTACCTGAACAGCTAAAAGGTGCATTTGGTCAGGCTCTTAGCACAGTCCAACAGATTCCTGTTTCTATTAGGGATGCCTTTTCTAGCGGGCTGAAAATTCCTCTAT CTAGTACTTTCCAGAGACTCTTCATGATTTCTTATCTTGATGATGAGATACTT ATTCTAAGGGATTCAACTGGAGTACCCGAAGTTGTTACAAGGTTGGATGCACCAGCCTCTCTAATGGCAGAACCAATTGCAGAGTATGAGAGCTAG
- the LOC133677424 gene encoding DNA polymerase delta small subunit-like isoform X1 → MAAMEIDTEKNLQRKQSTYQSLDETFEIQNEAYRGQQYSQIYFARLHMMRTLLYSLVTHWKPHVPVCTVLELEEGKECIIVGTLYKHMKLKPCILDEYSKERSALPLVKPHNFMHPDDHLVLEDESGRVKLGGTVLSPSVYVTGVVVALHGKETGAGDFMVLDVLEAGLAPQIEPQLKSREDKYVVFISGVNAGSSLSNPLQFQLLVDHITGHLGDEKEQGIAAEIVHVVIAGNSVEIPLGLLNGQNLASKDQSRLSEPVQELDILLTQIAAGVPVDIMPGSNDPANFSLPQQPLNRWLFPGSRAYNTFRSCTNPHCFELDGVRILGTSGQNIDDLKKYSEGKDELEFMERTLKWRHLAPTTPNTLGCYPFTDRDPFLIESCPHVYFVGNQDTYGTRILKGSEGQLVRLISIPKFCNTGMVVVLNLRNLECHTLSFGTQISL, encoded by the exons ATGGCTGCAATGGAAATCGACACAGAGAAAAATCTTCAGAGAAAGCAATCCACTTACCAATCCCTG GATGAGACATTTGAGATTCAAAATGAGGCGTACAGAGGTCAGCAATACAGTCAAATATACTTTGCTCGTCTTCACATGATGAGGACTCTGCTTTACTCTCTTGTTACCCATTGGAAACCCCATGTCCCTG TTTGTACAGTTTTGGAATTGGAAGAAGGCAAGGAATGCATCATTGTTGGAACCCTGTACAAGCACATGAAACTTAAACCTTGCATTCTTGATGAATACTCGAAGGAG AGATCTGCATTGCCTCTTGTCAAGCCTCATAACTTCATGCATCCAGATGATCATTTGGTTTTGGAAGATGAAAGTGGAAGAGTTAAGCTTGGTGGCACCGTGCTTTCACCTTCAGTATATGTCACAG GTGTTGTTGTCGCTTTGCATGGAAAGGAAACTGGTGCTGGTGACTTTATGGTGCTAGATGTCCTTGAAGCTGGTTTAGCACCACAGATTGAACCCCAACTTAAATCAA GAGAGGATAagtatgttgtttttatttctggGGTGAATGCTGGAAGCAGCTTATCAAACCCTCTCCAATTTCAGCTTCTTGTGGATCATATAACAGGACATTTGGGAGATGAAAAG GAACAGGGTATTGCAGCAGAGATAGTTCATGTTGTGATTGCAGGTAATTCCGTGGAAATTCCCCTTGGTCTTCTAAATGGACAG AATTTGGCTTCAAAGGATCAGTCTAGGCTCTCTGAGCCAGTTCAAGAGCTGGATATTTTGTTGACTCag ATTGCTGCAGGTGTGCCTGTGGATATCATGCCAGGATCCAATGATCCAGCAAACTTTTCTTTACCTCAACAG CCATTGAACAGATGGCTTTTCCCTGGATCCAGAGCTTATAACACTTTTAGGTCGTGTACTAATCCTCATTGTTTTGAGCTTGATGGTGTCAG GATTCTTGGAACGTCAGGTCAGAACATTgatgatcttaaaaaatattcggAGGGAAAGGATGAGCTTGAATTTATGGAAAGGACGTTAAAGTGGAGGCATCTGGCACCAACAACACCTAACACACTCG GATGTTATCCTTTCACTGATAGGGATCCTTTCCTGATTGAGAGCTGTCCTCATGTTTACTTTGTTGGTAACCAAGATACATATGGAACTCGCATTTTAAAGG GTTCAGAAGGGCAGTTGGTGAGACTTATTTCCATTCCTAAATTCTGTAATACTGGAATGGTGGTTGTG CTTAACCTGAGAAATCTGGAATGCCACACTCTTAGCTTTGGAACTCAAATCAGCTTATAA
- the LOC133677424 gene encoding DNA polymerase delta small subunit-like isoform X2, with the protein MAAMEIDTEKNLQRKQSTYQSLDETFEIQNEAYRGQQYSQIYFARLHMMRTLLYSLVTHWKPHVPVCTVLELEEGKECIIVGTLYKHMKLKPCILDEYSKERSALPLVKPHNFMHPDDHLVLEDESGRVKLGGTVLSPSVYVTGVVVALHGKETGAGDFMVLDVLEAGLAPQIEPQLKSREDKYVVFISGVNAGSSLSNPLQFQLLVDHITGHLGDEKGIAAEIVHVVIAGNSVEIPLGLLNGQNLASKDQSRLSEPVQELDILLTQIAAGVPVDIMPGSNDPANFSLPQQPLNRWLFPGSRAYNTFRSCTNPHCFELDGVRILGTSGQNIDDLKKYSEGKDELEFMERTLKWRHLAPTTPNTLGCYPFTDRDPFLIESCPHVYFVGNQDTYGTRILKGSEGQLVRLISIPKFCNTGMVVVLNLRNLECHTLSFGTQISL; encoded by the exons ATGGCTGCAATGGAAATCGACACAGAGAAAAATCTTCAGAGAAAGCAATCCACTTACCAATCCCTG GATGAGACATTTGAGATTCAAAATGAGGCGTACAGAGGTCAGCAATACAGTCAAATATACTTTGCTCGTCTTCACATGATGAGGACTCTGCTTTACTCTCTTGTTACCCATTGGAAACCCCATGTCCCTG TTTGTACAGTTTTGGAATTGGAAGAAGGCAAGGAATGCATCATTGTTGGAACCCTGTACAAGCACATGAAACTTAAACCTTGCATTCTTGATGAATACTCGAAGGAG AGATCTGCATTGCCTCTTGTCAAGCCTCATAACTTCATGCATCCAGATGATCATTTGGTTTTGGAAGATGAAAGTGGAAGAGTTAAGCTTGGTGGCACCGTGCTTTCACCTTCAGTATATGTCACAG GTGTTGTTGTCGCTTTGCATGGAAAGGAAACTGGTGCTGGTGACTTTATGGTGCTAGATGTCCTTGAAGCTGGTTTAGCACCACAGATTGAACCCCAACTTAAATCAA GAGAGGATAagtatgttgtttttatttctggGGTGAATGCTGGAAGCAGCTTATCAAACCCTCTCCAATTTCAGCTTCTTGTGGATCATATAACAGGACATTTGGGAGATGAAAAG GGTATTGCAGCAGAGATAGTTCATGTTGTGATTGCAGGTAATTCCGTGGAAATTCCCCTTGGTCTTCTAAATGGACAG AATTTGGCTTCAAAGGATCAGTCTAGGCTCTCTGAGCCAGTTCAAGAGCTGGATATTTTGTTGACTCag ATTGCTGCAGGTGTGCCTGTGGATATCATGCCAGGATCCAATGATCCAGCAAACTTTTCTTTACCTCAACAG CCATTGAACAGATGGCTTTTCCCTGGATCCAGAGCTTATAACACTTTTAGGTCGTGTACTAATCCTCATTGTTTTGAGCTTGATGGTGTCAG GATTCTTGGAACGTCAGGTCAGAACATTgatgatcttaaaaaatattcggAGGGAAAGGATGAGCTTGAATTTATGGAAAGGACGTTAAAGTGGAGGCATCTGGCACCAACAACACCTAACACACTCG GATGTTATCCTTTCACTGATAGGGATCCTTTCCTGATTGAGAGCTGTCCTCATGTTTACTTTGTTGGTAACCAAGATACATATGGAACTCGCATTTTAAAGG GTTCAGAAGGGCAGTTGGTGAGACTTATTTCCATTCCTAAATTCTGTAATACTGGAATGGTGGTTGTG CTTAACCTGAGAAATCTGGAATGCCACACTCTTAGCTTTGGAACTCAAATCAGCTTATAA
- the LOC133677428 gene encoding uncharacterized protein LOC133677428: MDAANDNSSRTTTVQHITKKSSDVLLRKFAEVSGDDDDANEAKKLESARVLRRKSKRRRTRRDIEGGNSCESPSHYNSSSTLVERRSLLPPVTRKSALLRQLGIGRSQLKARDIKNKSILASIKKTWRKTLEGASKVLLEKHCSRHRRLINDLV; encoded by the exons atgGACGCTGCTAATGATAACTCTAGTAGGACTACAACAGTTCAGCACATAACCAAGAAGTCTTCAGATGTTTTGCTAAGGAAATTTGCAGAAGTGAGTGGTGACGACGACGATGCTAACGAGGCTAAGAAATTGGAGTCGGCAAGGGTGTTAAGAAGGAAGTCAAAAAGGAGGAGGACAAGAAGGGATATCGAAGGTGGCAACTCATGCGAAAGTCCATCGCACTATAATTCAAGTTCTACCTTAGTGGAGAGGAGGTCACTTCTTCCTCCAGTGACAAGAAAATCTGCACTGCTGAGGCAACTTGGGATTGGAAGGTCACAGCTTAAAGCAAGGGATATCAAGAACAAGTCAATCTTGGCTTCCATTAAAAAG ACATGGCGCAAGACTTTAGAGGGAGCCTCAAAAGTACTCTTAGAGAAGCATTGCAGTAGACATAGGCGTTTGATCAACGATCTGGTGTAG